Proteins found in one Paenibacillus sp. FSL R10-2782 genomic segment:
- a CDS encoding MFS transporter, giving the protein MHLYWKRNLVVLWIGVFFCSMAYSVSIPFLPIFLNTEMGVTDHLELWAGIAFGVTFLASALIAPFWGSLADKYGRKPMLIRSGFSLAALYLICAFVTDPYVFVGVRLFQGLLSGFIPAAIALVGTGSPEDKTGYALGIMATSGATGSIIGPLIGGVVSHYYGNRNAFLFSAGLVLVSALIATFAAREDNFKGTSTRSHVRDDIKEAIANRPLYFLLILAGLSTFSVMILEPLITVYVLEMGIDRSRASLSSGIVFSAVGIAAVLMAPRWGRIGGRIGFAQVLLIGLIGSGVGNILQYYVSNFIGFGALRFGYGLFYASVVPAINAMTVEVTKPEFRGRAFSLNQSATQLAMMAGPLIGGLLGSWMPIRWIFVLNGGMLLVAALLLWVKGRGVFHASAPNNATDRDVRPAG; this is encoded by the coding sequence ATGCATCTATATTGGAAGCGAAACCTGGTCGTTTTGTGGATCGGTGTATTTTTTTGCAGCATGGCCTATTCCGTATCCATTCCGTTTTTACCTATTTTTCTGAATACGGAAATGGGTGTGACCGATCATCTGGAGCTGTGGGCTGGGATCGCTTTTGGGGTTACCTTTTTAGCCAGTGCGCTGATTGCCCCGTTTTGGGGTTCGCTCGCAGATAAATATGGACGGAAGCCGATGCTGATTCGTTCAGGCTTTAGTTTGGCGGCATTATATTTGATATGTGCCTTTGTGACTGATCCGTATGTGTTCGTAGGGGTACGGCTGTTTCAGGGCCTGCTCTCCGGGTTTATTCCTGCTGCCATCGCATTGGTCGGAACGGGCTCGCCTGAGGATAAAACAGGTTATGCACTCGGCATTATGGCAACCTCCGGGGCGACGGGTAGCATCATTGGTCCGTTGATTGGCGGCGTGGTAAGCCATTATTACGGCAATCGAAATGCCTTTTTATTCTCTGCGGGACTTGTGCTGGTCTCGGCGCTAATTGCGACCTTTGCCGCTAGAGAGGACAACTTCAAGGGAACCAGTACCCGCTCGCATGTCCGTGATGATATCAAGGAGGCCATTGCTAATCGGCCTTTGTACTTTCTGCTTATACTGGCTGGATTGAGTACCTTTTCCGTCATGATCTTGGAGCCATTGATTACGGTATATGTTCTGGAAATGGGAATTGATCGTAGTCGAGCCTCTTTAAGCTCTGGAATTGTATTCTCTGCCGTAGGCATTGCAGCGGTGTTAATGGCTCCCCGCTGGGGGCGGATTGGTGGACGGATTGGATTTGCACAAGTACTGCTGATCGGGCTGATTGGCTCGGGAGTGGGCAATATTTTGCAATATTATGTATCGAATTTTATCGGCTTTGGTGCGCTGCGATTTGGGTACGGATTGTTTTATGCTTCCGTCGTCCCGGCTATCAATGCAATGACTGTTGAGGTCACCAAACCGGAGTTTCGCGGGCGAGCCTTTAGCTTGAATCAGTCGGCGACACAACTGGCGATGATGGCAGGGCCGCTCATTGGCGGCTTGCTCGGTAGCTGGATGCCGATCCGCTGGATCTTTGTGTTAAACGGTGGAATGCTGCTGGTTGCGGCGTTGCTGCTATGGGTGAAGGGAAGGGGAGTTTTCCACGCCTCTGCCCCAAATAACGCAACGGATCGGGATGTTCGTCCTGCCGGATAG
- a CDS encoding carbon-nitrogen hydrolase family protein encodes MSKIRVSAVQYHLHTIDSFEEFALQSEHYIKTAEEFGAEFVLFPEFFTTQLMSIGDGQGKALTINDLPDFTDRYLELFTSFARRTGMHIIGGTHVVQRNGRLYNTAHLFYPDGRVVTQDKIHITPTEVHEWNMAPGEGLSVFETFKGKIAMLTCYDIEFPEIVRMAKAKGADIIFCPSCTDDRHGFYRVRYTSHARAVENQVYVVLTGTVGALPTVDFMRANYGQAAVITPNDIPFPPRGIMVEGELNNDMIVTADLDLQLLYDVRERGSVTTWRDRRTDLYTDWS; translated from the coding sequence ATGAGCAAAATCAGAGTATCGGCGGTTCAATACCATCTGCATACGATTGATTCGTTCGAGGAATTTGCCCTTCAATCGGAGCATTATATCAAAACAGCCGAGGAATTTGGTGCAGAATTTGTTCTGTTTCCCGAGTTTTTTACGACCCAGCTCATGTCGATCGGTGACGGTCAAGGCAAGGCGCTGACCATTAACGACCTGCCGGATTTTACAGATCGCTATCTTGAATTATTCACTTCATTCGCCCGCCGGACCGGGATGCATATCATCGGCGGTACCCATGTAGTGCAACGAAACGGACGTTTATATAATACGGCACACCTGTTTTACCCGGACGGACGTGTAGTCACTCAGGACAAAATTCACATCACACCGACTGAGGTGCATGAATGGAATATGGCTCCCGGCGAGGGGCTAAGCGTGTTTGAGACATTCAAGGGTAAAATAGCGATGCTGACCTGCTATGATATTGAATTTCCCGAAATCGTACGCATGGCGAAGGCGAAGGGAGCAGATATCATTTTCTGTCCATCCTGTACGGATGATCGCCATGGCTTTTACCGGGTACGGTATACAAGCCACGCCAGAGCGGTTGAAAATCAGGTTTATGTGGTTTTGACAGGCACGGTAGGCGCTTTGCCTACAGTTGATTTTATGCGGGCCAATTATGGACAGGCGGCAGTCATTACACCGAATGATATTCCATTTCCGCCACGCGGCATTATGGTAGAAGGCGAGTTGAACAACGATATGATCGTTACCGCCGATCTGGATTTGCAGCTATTGTATGATGTGCGCGAGCGCGGCTCAGTGACCACATGGCGTGACCGCCGTACGGATTTGTACACAGACTGGAGCTAA
- a CDS encoding peptidylprolyl isomerase: protein MIRKKIRPWYMLCLLATMLVLVAGCGTKATDVEAASRTSSTTPAATKDKSKPVSHPVVTIVMNDGKKIKLELYPEVAPNTVNNFISLVQKGAYNGTIFHRVIPGFMIQGGDPQGNGTGGPGYSIKGEFKSNGVNNTLKHTRGVLSMARSADLDSAGSQFFIMVADADYLDGQYAAFGKVTSGLDVVDAIVNSKRDSNDKPIKPATMKKVTVDTLGKKYPAPIKVK from the coding sequence ATGATCCGAAAAAAGATACGTCCCTGGTATATGCTATGCCTGCTGGCCACCATGCTCGTGCTGGTTGCTGGATGTGGCACAAAAGCGACTGATGTAGAAGCCGCAAGCCGGACAAGCAGTACAACCCCTGCCGCGACTAAAGACAAAAGCAAACCTGTTTCCCATCCTGTCGTCACGATTGTCATGAACGACGGTAAAAAGATTAAACTTGAGCTGTATCCAGAAGTAGCACCGAATACCGTTAACAATTTCATTTCCCTGGTGCAAAAGGGCGCTTACAACGGTACGATCTTCCATCGTGTCATCCCCGGCTTCATGATTCAGGGTGGCGATCCGCAGGGTAACGGTACAGGCGGCCCCGGCTACAGCATCAAAGGCGAGTTCAAGAGCAACGGTGTCAACAATACGCTCAAGCACACGCGCGGCGTACTATCCATGGCCCGCTCAGCGGATCTGGATTCAGCCGGATCGCAATTTTTCATCATGGTTGCCGATGCGGATTACCTTGACGGTCAATACGCTGCTTTCGGCAAGGTAACGTCCGGGTTGGATGTCGTAGATGCCATCGTGAACTCCAAGCGTGACAGCAATGATAAACCCATCAAGCCAGCTACGATGAAAAAAGTAACTGTGGACACGCTGGGTAAGAAATACCCTGCTCCAATCAAAGTGAAGTAA
- a CDS encoding MgtC/SapB family protein encodes MWDWDYLIRVMFAGLCGALIGYERKSRMKEAGIRTHFIVGIGASLMMVVSKYGFQDQTAWSNLSLDPSRIAAQVISGVGFIGAGMIFTQKNRIKGLTTAAGIWTTAGIGIAVGAGMYGLGAGVTLFILAAQSLLHSRFYQLATPSTRQVIVQVENEPGVLNRMKELLEHKKLTIHSFHAERINNGEQLIIHMVLKLSRSEGTEELLSLLQEMEGIRSVETKSN; translated from the coding sequence ATGTGGGATTGGGATTATTTGATTCGCGTTATGTTTGCTGGCTTGTGCGGCGCGTTAATCGGCTATGAACGCAAAAGTCGGATGAAGGAGGCGGGCATTCGCACGCATTTCATTGTCGGTATCGGCGCGTCGCTCATGATGGTAGTATCCAAATACGGTTTTCAGGATCAAACAGCTTGGTCGAACCTGTCGCTGGACCCTTCCAGAATAGCGGCACAGGTCATTAGCGGCGTCGGATTTATCGGCGCAGGGATGATTTTCACACAAAAAAATAGAATCAAAGGTCTGACCACTGCCGCAGGTATTTGGACTACCGCCGGGATTGGTATTGCTGTGGGTGCTGGTATGTACGGGCTTGGCGCAGGGGTAACCCTTTTTATTTTGGCAGCACAGTCTTTGCTCCATAGCCGTTTTTATCAGCTTGCTACTCCGTCTACGCGGCAAGTGATTGTCCAGGTTGAAAATGAGCCGGGCGTACTGAATCGGATGAAAGAACTGCTGGAGCACAAGAAGCTGACTATTCACAGCTTTCACGCCGAGCGCATCAATAACGGCGAGCAGCTGATTATTCATATGGTTTTAAAGCTGTCCCGGTCAGAGGGGACGGAGGAGCTGTTGTCGTTGCTTCAAGAGATGGAGGGTATTCGTTCGGTAGAAACCAAATCCAATTAA
- a CDS encoding GNAT family N-acetyltransferase, producing MYRKEWFVFDGDRPLRAVIRNYSIADYEGLLRIQQESFPPPYPQELLWSREQIASQVEHFADGALCVEIEGELAGSVTSLLMHYEPEHPQHTWEEVADDGYIRTHREDGNALYVIDLAVRPAYRRLGLGKWLIFSLYHLVIQLKLDRLLGAGRMPGYQHHADQLSAEAYVDAVVSGELKDPVLTFLLRCGRVPVCIMPDYLDDEQSRNYAALMEWRNPFHTDH from the coding sequence ATGTATCGCAAAGAATGGTTTGTCTTTGACGGAGATCGACCGTTGCGGGCGGTCATCCGTAATTATTCCATAGCCGATTATGAGGGGCTGCTGCGTATTCAGCAGGAGAGCTTTCCGCCGCCCTATCCGCAGGAGCTGCTGTGGAGCCGGGAGCAGATTGCAAGTCAGGTTGAGCATTTTGCAGATGGAGCGCTGTGTGTGGAAATTGAGGGGGAACTGGCGGGTTCGGTTACCAGTCTGTTGATGCATTATGAGCCGGAGCATCCCCAACATACATGGGAGGAAGTCGCGGACGACGGTTATATTCGTACCCATCGTGAGGACGGTAACGCGCTGTATGTGATCGACTTGGCCGTTCGTCCCGCTTATCGTAGACTGGGGCTGGGCAAGTGGTTGATTTTTTCCTTATACCATCTTGTCATTCAACTTAAACTGGATCGTTTGTTAGGCGCAGGACGCATGCCCGGTTATCAGCATCATGCCGACCAGTTAAGCGCAGAAGCATATGTAGATGCTGTGGTTTCCGGCGAGCTCAAAGACCCGGTGTTAACGTTCCTGCTTCGTTGCGGACGGGTGCCCGTTTGTATCATGCCTGATTATCTGGACGATGAACAATCGCGTAATTATGCGGCCTTGATGGAATGGCGAAATCCGTTTCATACCGATCACTGA
- a CDS encoding N-acyl-D-glucosamine 2-epimerase, which translates to MSYNRNDGTQPTESIALTGKIKPWALSGPSIQIDPLFPYYANRSRDSIADEIALAGYRTVHYFVVRENEVDGALVAAFQRREIAVWAMVLGNGSFGVSQLPPEWKGWRMELLREPNDGFQRLSHFAQEYVEWKKKAAARLVTDIPFDGFEVAEPYFPEWNGLRSGVYGDIGPHARRAFRERSGEDIPDFRDKHTRNYYRKVPELYARWVDLRVDAVNALIGELVNGAGGVRDVRPDICVATWSLAVNGRGDVPGQLREWQGLDAVAMIGCVAPDMHVLQTHWPDWMRRRLPPHYIGGYARIAQAVRAAYPNLPLGVQADIGSLASMVRDREWTRRFGATALEGGYNTWTAYEYHLGGYMYDEPPIPLRAERSTADDEVVVSFSKRIAAPSVNELRVWSRESLTGATGDLIRTGGNDSLRPLELVDAAADGNRLLLRICNLPPRAFSLRLEGVQDTPELWLLKGRKAHHNLPEHEVQVL; encoded by the coding sequence TTGAGCTATAACAGAAATGACGGGACACAACCAACAGAATCTATAGCACTGACCGGAAAAATAAAGCCGTGGGCGTTGAGCGGCCCCAGTATTCAAATAGATCCGTTATTTCCCTACTACGCGAACCGTTCGCGGGACAGTATAGCCGATGAAATCGCCCTTGCAGGCTACCGGACCGTTCATTATTTTGTTGTGCGTGAAAATGAAGTAGATGGGGCGCTCGTTGCCGCCTTTCAACGCAGGGAAATCGCGGTATGGGCGATGGTGCTTGGCAATGGTTCCTTTGGCGTGTCACAGCTGCCGCCAGAGTGGAAGGGATGGCGCATGGAACTGCTACGCGAACCGAATGACGGGTTTCAGCGGCTTTCGCATTTTGCACAGGAGTATGTGGAGTGGAAAAAGAAAGCCGCTGCCCGGCTGGTCACCGACATTCCGTTTGACGGGTTCGAGGTGGCGGAGCCTTATTTCCCCGAATGGAACGGGCTGCGCAGTGGAGTGTACGGGGATATCGGTCCGCATGCCCGGCGGGCCTTCCGCGAGCGCAGCGGAGAGGACATTCCGGATTTCCGCGACAAGCATACGCGGAATTACTACCGGAAGGTCCCCGAGCTGTACGCTCGGTGGGTCGATCTGCGCGTGGACGCCGTGAACGCGCTGATCGGCGAGCTGGTGAACGGCGCAGGCGGCGTGCGTGATGTCCGGCCGGACATCTGCGTGGCGACGTGGTCGCTGGCCGTGAACGGACGCGGCGATGTGCCCGGCCAGCTACGGGAATGGCAGGGTCTGGACGCGGTAGCGATGATCGGGTGCGTAGCCCCGGATATGCATGTGCTCCAGACCCATTGGCCGGACTGGATGCGCCGCCGCCTGCCGCCGCATTATATTGGCGGCTACGCCCGCATAGCGCAGGCGGTACGCGCCGCTTATCCGAATCTGCCCCTCGGGGTGCAGGCGGATATTGGTTCACTCGCGAGTATGGTTCGGGACCGCGAATGGACCCGGCGGTTTGGGGCTACCGCCTTGGAGGGCGGTTATAACACCTGGACCGCCTATGAATACCATCTGGGCGGCTATATGTATGATGAGCCGCCCATCCCGCTCCGTGCGGAAAGATCGACCGCAGATGATGAGGTGGTCGTTTCTTTCAGCAAGCGAATTGCCGCGCCGTCTGTGAATGAGCTGCGTGTCTGGAGCCGGGAGAGTTTGACTGGTGCAACGGGTGACCTGATTCGCACAGGCGGGAACGATTCATTGAGGCCATTAGAGCTTGTGGATGCAGCGGCAGACGGTAACCGTCTACTGCTACGTATATGTAATTTGCCGCCGAGGGCGTTCAGCCTGAGACTTGAAGGGGTACAGGATACACCGGAGCTATGGCTGCTCAAGGGAAGGAAGGCACATCACAATCTGCCGGAGCATGAAGTGCAAGTTCTTTAA
- a CDS encoding YqkE family protein, which translates to MAKKRNSSIPAPAAQDKPATLKDLLSQDVLNKLKAQANEAQAEQDKRKEDERQRALEAKKAEQKKLDNNFEHLLNNSNLDWHKYK; encoded by the coding sequence ATGGCTAAAAAGAGAAATTCGTCGATTCCCGCTCCAGCGGCTCAGGATAAACCTGCTACGTTAAAGGATCTGTTGAGTCAGGACGTGCTGAATAAGCTCAAGGCTCAGGCCAATGAAGCCCAGGCAGAGCAGGACAAGCGCAAGGAAGACGAACGGCAGCGTGCCCTCGAAGCAAAAAAAGCAGAGCAGAAGAAGCTGGACAACAACTTCGAGCATCTGCTGAATAACAGCAACTTGGACTGGCACAAATATAAATAA
- a CDS encoding nucleoside hydrolase-like domain-containing protein → MRERKWLNVFLLGMICILIISGCSGGKAPAVAKDEKATPAKEQVDNKVEAKATKARTVITTDGEVDDMNSVIRFLLYSNEMDLSGIVLTSSVYHYAGDEKAGIKPFRWTGTQWVTDMIDAYGEIYPNLTKQAEGYPKPEYIKSVTKIGNISYKGEMDKETEGSNFLKNLFLDDDKRDLYVQTWGGTNTTARALKSIEDEYKNAAQWADIQKKVSDKLVLYIILDQDDSYNKYIAKNWPNIRIINDQSNFWHFAYAWKMHTEEVNSKLHGDWNFKNIQNGHGKLLDMYALMGDGKMIPGELAEEQRGSEAYLKKNPQYDKYDFISEGDSPSFFYLIDNGLRSMENPTYGGWGGRFGVVNDKLFRNTVLDYDVYTKKFEAEYSLMRWFDDIQNDFAARADWAIASDYKDANHNPTLSIKEGLDITASPGEKITLHAEGSDPDGDQLTYKWWRYFEADTYEDSKVKPAEVKPELIGNMQLGLHREVAKGEKLNTIDLQGNDTNTVSFAVPADAKSGNTIHIIAEVQDNGKHQLKHYQRVIVTVK, encoded by the coding sequence ATGAGAGAAAGAAAATGGTTAAACGTTTTCCTACTAGGTATGATATGTATTTTGATCATTAGTGGTTGCAGCGGCGGAAAAGCTCCTGCTGTTGCAAAGGATGAAAAAGCTACTCCGGCCAAAGAACAAGTGGACAATAAAGTAGAAGCTAAAGCGACGAAGGCTAGAACCGTTATTACGACCGATGGAGAAGTCGATGATATGAATTCGGTTATTCGCTTCCTCCTCTATTCCAATGAAATGGACTTGTCCGGTATCGTACTGACCAGTTCCGTATACCATTATGCCGGTGATGAAAAAGCAGGCATAAAGCCATTCAGATGGACTGGAACTCAATGGGTAACGGATATGATCGATGCTTATGGAGAAATTTACCCTAATCTGACTAAACAAGCCGAAGGATATCCAAAGCCTGAATATATTAAAAGCGTTACCAAGATCGGCAATATTTCATACAAAGGTGAGATGGACAAAGAAACCGAAGGATCTAATTTCCTTAAAAATCTCTTCCTGGATGATGATAAAAGAGATTTATATGTACAAACCTGGGGTGGCACAAATACGACAGCCAGAGCTTTAAAATCCATAGAGGACGAATACAAAAATGCAGCTCAATGGGCTGATATCCAAAAAAAGGTGAGCGATAAGCTCGTTCTTTATATCATTTTGGATCAGGATGACAGCTACAATAAGTACATTGCAAAAAATTGGCCGAACATCAGAATTATCAATGATCAATCTAACTTCTGGCATTTTGCATACGCTTGGAAAATGCACACGGAAGAAGTCAACAGCAAGCTACACGGGGATTGGAACTTCAAGAATATCCAAAATGGTCACGGCAAATTGCTCGATATGTACGCTTTGATGGGCGATGGAAAAATGATCCCAGGTGAATTGGCTGAAGAACAAAGAGGCAGTGAGGCTTATTTAAAGAAAAATCCACAATATGATAAATATGATTTTATCTCTGAAGGAGACTCTCCATCATTCTTCTATCTGATTGATAACGGTCTGCGGAGTATGGAAAACCCAACCTATGGTGGCTGGGGAGGTCGTTTCGGTGTGGTTAACGATAAATTATTTAGAAATACCGTGTTAGACTATGATGTGTATACGAAAAAATTTGAAGCGGAATATTCTCTGATGAGATGGTTTGATGATATTCAAAATGACTTTGCAGCTCGTGCAGATTGGGCGATTGCATCCGACTATAAAGATGCCAATCATAATCCAACTTTAAGCATTAAAGAAGGATTAGATATAACCGCTAGTCCCGGTGAGAAAATAACACTGCATGCAGAAGGATCAGATCCGGACGGCGATCAATTAACCTATAAATGGTGGAGATATTTTGAAGCCGATACGTATGAAGATTCTAAAGTAAAACCCGCGGAAGTGAAGCCTGAATTGATAGGTAACATGCAGCTTGGACTTCATAGAGAAGTCGCCAAGGGCGAGAAATTAAATACGATTGACCTGCAAGGCAACGATACAAATACGGTAAGCTTTGCAGTTCCCGCAGATGCCAAGTCTGGAAATACGATTCATATCATCGCAGAAGTACAAGACAATGGAAAGCATCAGCTAAAACATTACCAACGTGTGATTGTAACTGTAAAATAA
- a CDS encoding EamA family transporter: MNKVIAINSNSNRIYYSATILALLIWSTSFIATKAAYTTFPPLTLGLTRFMIASVVLGIVLLIRKEFVKIKPKDLAIIAFSGVLGITLYFSMENIGVSLTTASNAALIVASYPAITSLLELMIYKVKLSKYKIIGIALAMIGVYFLTSVGGSSNGKNELIGNLILIGTGFAWAFYTFMTRKVVDKYPPVTLSFYQTVAGSIFFIPLALIEQDSWQAPTTGSFMLLVYLGVFCSVIAFLLYNYGLIKLSPSSSVSLMNLVPIFGVLFSVLLLQETISWRQIIGGLVVILGVLLSAQQPSSK; this comes from the coding sequence TTGAACAAAGTCATAGCCATCAACAGCAACAGCAACCGTATCTATTACAGTGCTACCATTCTGGCCCTGCTGATTTGGAGCACATCGTTTATTGCCACAAAAGCGGCGTATACTACGTTCCCCCCTCTTACGTTGGGACTAACCAGATTTATGATAGCCTCTGTTGTCTTAGGGATTGTTTTGCTTATAAGAAAGGAATTTGTCAAAATTAAGCCAAAGGATTTAGCGATTATTGCATTTAGCGGTGTTTTGGGAATCACTCTTTATTTTTCAATGGAGAATATAGGAGTAAGCCTGACTACAGCTTCCAACGCAGCATTGATTGTCGCCTCCTATCCAGCGATCACATCGTTGCTTGAACTCATGATATATAAAGTGAAGCTGTCCAAATATAAAATTATCGGCATTGCACTGGCTATGATCGGGGTATATTTTTTGACCTCGGTAGGCGGAAGCTCGAATGGAAAGAATGAACTGATCGGAAATTTAATATTGATTGGAACTGGTTTTGCGTGGGCATTTTATACTTTCATGACGCGCAAGGTTGTGGACAAATACCCGCCCGTGACTTTATCTTTTTATCAAACCGTAGCAGGCAGTATCTTCTTTATACCTCTGGCACTCATTGAACAAGATAGCTGGCAAGCTCCGACAACGGGATCGTTTATGTTGTTAGTATATCTGGGCGTATTCTGTTCCGTTATCGCATTTTTGCTTTACAATTACGGATTAATCAAGCTATCACCAAGCAGTTCCGTTTCATTAATGAACTTGGTACCTATATTCGGGGTATTATTCTCTGTTCTATTGTTGCAGGAAACCATTTCGTGGCGACAAATTATTGGCGGCCTGGTCGTTATCCTAGGTGTCCTACTCAGTGCACAGCAACCAAGCAGCAAATAG
- a CDS encoding TrmB family transcriptional regulator produces the protein MKPNVLEILRDLNFTEYEAKAYVTLLESSPLSGYAVSLNSGVPRSKIYEVLSGMVHRGDIMVSQDNTPLYVPLPPHELIAQRKRKAEQIFNVAQETLEQYTASSQNRENIWNISGYEAIISRIQEGIKGAKHRILMEIWKEDAEVFRAALEQVAREGVEIFIVAYGDLNFEFATIYHHDMSEEITSEIGGRWIVLSVDDREVVAGILSLGDDSRAAWTMHPGLVMPITEVIIHDVYIMEIMYEFREELEAKFGPNLIHLRNKFAMGPNGKGYYVPLPEKKA, from the coding sequence ATGAAACCAAATGTGTTAGAAATTCTGCGGGATCTGAATTTTACGGAATATGAAGCTAAAGCTTATGTGACCTTGTTGGAAAGCTCTCCACTTTCGGGATATGCCGTGTCATTGAATTCCGGCGTGCCAAGATCTAAAATTTATGAGGTATTATCAGGAATGGTTCATCGTGGGGACATAATGGTAAGTCAAGATAATACACCGTTATATGTACCACTCCCGCCCCATGAATTGATTGCCCAGAGAAAACGCAAAGCAGAGCAAATTTTTAATGTAGCGCAAGAGACATTGGAGCAGTATACAGCATCGTCCCAAAACAGAGAGAATATTTGGAATATATCGGGTTATGAAGCCATTATAAGTCGCATACAAGAAGGAATTAAGGGAGCCAAGCACCGTATCTTAATGGAAATTTGGAAAGAGGATGCCGAGGTATTCAGAGCTGCTTTAGAGCAAGTCGCCCGGGAAGGGGTTGAGATTTTCATTGTAGCTTACGGAGATCTTAACTTTGAATTCGCCACCATTTACCACCATGATATGAGTGAGGAGATTACGTCCGAAATTGGTGGACGATGGATTGTACTCAGCGTAGATGATCGGGAGGTTGTGGCTGGTATACTTTCACTCGGGGATGATAGCCGTGCTGCATGGACGATGCATCCGGGGCTTGTGATGCCGATTACGGAAGTGATTATTCATGATGTTTATATTATGGAAATCATGTATGAGTTTCGTGAAGAGTTGGAAGCCAAATTCGGCCCTAATCTTATCCATCTTCGCAATAAATTCGCGATGGGTCCAAATGGCAAAGGATATTATGTCCCTTTACCTGAAAAGAAGGCTTAG
- a CDS encoding aspartyl-phosphate phosphatase Spo0E family protein has product MIRDDILRQRLERARQKLYILQAKHGFSHASVLRQSMILDKLINQYNRLFYVRILQNPEVKEKKPTA; this is encoded by the coding sequence ATGATAAGGGACGACATTTTGCGACAACGGTTGGAGAGAGCTCGACAAAAGCTGTATATTTTGCAAGCAAAACATGGCTTCAGTCACGCCAGCGTGCTTAGACAATCTATGATTCTGGACAAGCTCATTAATCAATATAACCGCCTTTTTTATGTGAGGATTTTGCAAAATCCTGAGGTAAAAGAAAAAAAGCCGACTGCATGA
- a CDS encoding bifunctional 3-deoxy-7-phosphoheptulonate synthase/chorismate mutase gives MSTNENSLELLREQLDATNLQLLELLSQRAELAGQLGKLKEAQGVPDFDPVREQQMLDKLTAANRGPFDDATIRQLFKNIFKASLNYQKEEHKKHLIVSRKNQPDSTVIKVKDTLVGGKASVMVAGPCSVESYQQTREVGEALKEAGVPILRGGAFKPRTSPYDFQGLGVEGLQILKRVGDELGLATISEIVDPRHLEEAIQYIDIIQIGARNMHNFELLKAAGETRTPILLKRGLAATMEEFLHAAEYIVSRGNTQVMLIERGIRTYEKWTRNTLDISAVPILKKESHLPVLVDVTHSTGRKDILAPCAKAALAAGADGIMVEVHPNPAVALSDAQQQLNIPEFHNFLSEVKESGLFKVK, from the coding sequence ATGTCGACAAATGAAAATTCTTTGGAGCTGCTGCGGGAACAGCTCGATGCTACCAACCTGCAATTGCTGGAGCTGCTGTCGCAGCGTGCTGAACTGGCCGGACAACTTGGTAAATTAAAGGAAGCTCAAGGGGTGCCTGACTTTGATCCGGTCCGCGAGCAACAAATGCTGGACAAGCTGACCGCCGCGAACCGTGGACCATTCGACGACGCTACGATCCGCCAGCTGTTCAAAAATATTTTCAAGGCTTCGCTGAACTATCAAAAAGAAGAGCACAAAAAGCATCTGATCGTTAGCCGCAAAAACCAGCCGGATAGCACAGTCATCAAGGTTAAGGACACGCTTGTTGGTGGCAAAGCCTCCGTTATGGTTGCAGGTCCCTGCTCGGTGGAAAGCTACCAGCAAACTCGTGAAGTCGGTGAAGCTCTGAAAGAGGCGGGCGTTCCGATTCTTCGTGGTGGCGCGTTCAAGCCACGTACGTCTCCATATGATTTCCAGGGACTGGGCGTTGAGGGTCTGCAAATTCTCAAACGCGTAGGTGATGAGCTGGGACTGGCTACCATCAGTGAAATCGTCGACCCAAGACATTTGGAGGAAGCGATCCAATACATCGACATCATTCAAATTGGTGCGCGTAATATGCATAACTTCGAGCTGCTTAAAGCTGCCGGCGAAACAAGAACTCCGATCCTGCTCAAACGCGGACTTGCTGCTACAATGGAAGAATTCCTTCATGCTGCGGAATACATCGTTTCCCGTGGTAATACGCAAGTCATGCTGATCGAACGCGGTATTCGTACGTATGAGAAATGGACTCGCAACACGCTGGACATTTCCGCCGTGCCGATTTTGAAAAAGGAAAGTCATCTGCCTGTTCTGGTCGACGTGACCCACTCCACAGGACGTAAGGACATCCTGGCCCCTTGCGCCAAGGCTGCACTTGCTGCCGGAGCTGACGGGATCATGGTAGAAGTCCATCCGAACCCGGCAGTCGCTTTGTCTGATGCCCAGCAACAGCTGAATATTCCTGAATTCCACAATTTCCTGTCCGAAGTAAAAGAATCCGGTTTGTTCAAAGTGAAATAA